One Zeugodacus cucurbitae isolate PBARC_wt_2022May chromosome 3, idZeuCucr1.2, whole genome shotgun sequence genomic region harbors:
- the LOC105214167 gene encoding uncharacterized protein LOC105214167 isoform X1: MLIRHTWLALSCALLLCLDLSAALIREEDAAAESNTEIESSSDAKDEHNVQVTENRLAAQLFAILEHYKQEDPVGFPGAPIPDPMEVPDMRKSIGMGTLSMMKVKAYGLSKFRIDSIKADLKEMKVEAGIQLDKMDVRGLYTLSALFTRANGPFTVVLKNVYVKANAALAVERDGQLTTERIKMDITFGDMSMDFQNLGLVGNLFQSVVNSAPTLVFDAMKPFMLQEADKKLREEINGNLEKFVGDRRLPNSISPLDMAIAEGRKKVRSMGYDPYHLPDYNRTAGIFTFQLVNSWIWGVSSFYRVGDMSVAMQNNTIKLHFHVGTQEIAGESHWEIDFGLASRTGVFKFSVQYIRLTVDLSQSLDTRKRPQINDLQIDLGNIQVRSDGAGTLDYIAEAAINILPNLLRYQIMDVLENPVKMRIQEKFDSIDVEKAIKENFEKFQTMGDDFSFDFKL, from the exons ATGCTTATAAGGCACACATGGCTGGCGTTATCTTGCGCTTTACTACTTTGCTTGGATCTGAGTGCGGCGCTCATACGCGAAGAGGATGCTG CAGCAGAATCCAACACAGAGATTGAGTCCTCCAGTGATGCAAAAGACGAACATAATGTACAAGTTACCGAGAATCGTTTGGCCGCGCAGCTCTTCGCCATACTCGAGCACTACAAACAGGAGGATCCAGTGGGTTTTCCCGGTGCGCCTATACCAGATCCCATGGAAGTGCCGGATATGCGTAAAAGTATCGGTATGGGTACGTTGAGTATGATGAAGGTGAAGGCGTATGGATTATCGAAATTTCGCATTGACTCGATAAAAGCGGATCTCAAGGAAATGAag GTCGAAGCCGGCATACAACTGGACAAGATGGACGTGCGTGGTTTGTACACACTGAGCGCACTGTTTACACGCGCTAATGGCCCCTTCACAGTTGTGCTTAAGAATGTCTATGTGAAGGCGAATGCAGCACTCGCGGTAGAGAGGGATGGCCAACTAACTACGGAACGCATAAAAATGGATATCACATTCGGTGATATGTCTATGGACTTCCAGAACTTGGGTTTAGTGGGCAATCTATTTCAAAGCGTTGTGAACTCAGCGCCCACGCTCGTCTTCGATGCCATGAAACCGTTCATGCTGCAGGAAGCGGATAAGAAGTTGCGCGAAGAGATCAATGGGAATCTTGAAAAATTTGTAGGTGACCGCCGACTGCCCAATTCGATATCACCGCTAGATATGGCCATAGCCGAGGGTCGTAAGAAAGTACGCAGTATGGGTTACGATCCATATCACTTGCCCGATTACAATCGCACGGCAGGCATATTCACCTTTCAACTGGTGAATTCTTGGATTTGGGGCGTGTCGAGTTTCTACCGTGTGGGCGATATGTCAGTGGCCAtgcaaaataatacaattaaattgcATTTCCATGTGGGCACACAGGAGATTGCCGGCGAGAGTCATTGGGAGATTGATTTTGGTCTGGCTTCGCGTACAGGCGTATTCAAATTTTCCGTGCAATATATACGTTTAACAGTGGATCTGAGTCAATCGCTGGACACACGTAAGCGTCCACAAATCAATGATCTACAAATCGATTTGGGTAATATACAAGTACGCAGCGATGGTGCCGGCACTTTGGATTATATCGCAGAAGCTGCTATCAATATTTTACCCAACCTGTTGCGCTATCAAATTATGGATGTGCTGGAGAATCCGGTGAAGATGCGTATACAGGAGAAATTCGATTCAATTGATGTGGAGAAGGCAATCAAGGAAAACTTTGAAAAGTTCCAAACTATGGGTGATGACTTTTCGTTTGATTTTAAACTGTAA
- the LOC105214167 gene encoding uncharacterized protein LOC105214167 isoform X2 has product MLIRHTWLALSCALLLCLDLSAALIREEDAAESNTEIESSSDAKDEHNVQVTENRLAAQLFAILEHYKQEDPVGFPGAPIPDPMEVPDMRKSIGMGTLSMMKVKAYGLSKFRIDSIKADLKEMKVEAGIQLDKMDVRGLYTLSALFTRANGPFTVVLKNVYVKANAALAVERDGQLTTERIKMDITFGDMSMDFQNLGLVGNLFQSVVNSAPTLVFDAMKPFMLQEADKKLREEINGNLEKFVGDRRLPNSISPLDMAIAEGRKKVRSMGYDPYHLPDYNRTAGIFTFQLVNSWIWGVSSFYRVGDMSVAMQNNTIKLHFHVGTQEIAGESHWEIDFGLASRTGVFKFSVQYIRLTVDLSQSLDTRKRPQINDLQIDLGNIQVRSDGAGTLDYIAEAAINILPNLLRYQIMDVLENPVKMRIQEKFDSIDVEKAIKENFEKFQTMGDDFSFDFKL; this is encoded by the exons ATGCTTATAAGGCACACATGGCTGGCGTTATCTTGCGCTTTACTACTTTGCTTGGATCTGAGTGCGGCGCTCATACGCGAAGAGGATGCTG CAGAATCCAACACAGAGATTGAGTCCTCCAGTGATGCAAAAGACGAACATAATGTACAAGTTACCGAGAATCGTTTGGCCGCGCAGCTCTTCGCCATACTCGAGCACTACAAACAGGAGGATCCAGTGGGTTTTCCCGGTGCGCCTATACCAGATCCCATGGAAGTGCCGGATATGCGTAAAAGTATCGGTATGGGTACGTTGAGTATGATGAAGGTGAAGGCGTATGGATTATCGAAATTTCGCATTGACTCGATAAAAGCGGATCTCAAGGAAATGAag GTCGAAGCCGGCATACAACTGGACAAGATGGACGTGCGTGGTTTGTACACACTGAGCGCACTGTTTACACGCGCTAATGGCCCCTTCACAGTTGTGCTTAAGAATGTCTATGTGAAGGCGAATGCAGCACTCGCGGTAGAGAGGGATGGCCAACTAACTACGGAACGCATAAAAATGGATATCACATTCGGTGATATGTCTATGGACTTCCAGAACTTGGGTTTAGTGGGCAATCTATTTCAAAGCGTTGTGAACTCAGCGCCCACGCTCGTCTTCGATGCCATGAAACCGTTCATGCTGCAGGAAGCGGATAAGAAGTTGCGCGAAGAGATCAATGGGAATCTTGAAAAATTTGTAGGTGACCGCCGACTGCCCAATTCGATATCACCGCTAGATATGGCCATAGCCGAGGGTCGTAAGAAAGTACGCAGTATGGGTTACGATCCATATCACTTGCCCGATTACAATCGCACGGCAGGCATATTCACCTTTCAACTGGTGAATTCTTGGATTTGGGGCGTGTCGAGTTTCTACCGTGTGGGCGATATGTCAGTGGCCAtgcaaaataatacaattaaattgcATTTCCATGTGGGCACACAGGAGATTGCCGGCGAGAGTCATTGGGAGATTGATTTTGGTCTGGCTTCGCGTACAGGCGTATTCAAATTTTCCGTGCAATATATACGTTTAACAGTGGATCTGAGTCAATCGCTGGACACACGTAAGCGTCCACAAATCAATGATCTACAAATCGATTTGGGTAATATACAAGTACGCAGCGATGGTGCCGGCACTTTGGATTATATCGCAGAAGCTGCTATCAATATTTTACCCAACCTGTTGCGCTATCAAATTATGGATGTGCTGGAGAATCCGGTGAAGATGCGTATACAGGAGAAATTCGATTCAATTGATGTGGAGAAGGCAATCAAGGAAAACTTTGAAAAGTTCCAAACTATGGGTGATGACTTTTCGTTTGATTTTAAACTGTAA
- the LOC105214168 gene encoding mucin-4 produces MFSVVSGGLSGGSGVGEEKRLDAMNAVCVYVSTAQLVLQFDTTAENNGLGEQRLHDLTRLFGQLRQLLSCAVCARLLNDPYEPLNNARCQHNVCRLCVRGRKALRPLCINCKDLQDFKTYAENKTMRCLLLCYKSLCEHLLSTNFYNQLSRQKAHQALTCSGENVFGVSAMPHMTTCGDIIQEGARYDDILNAFSADLPQFGSGIKIQNTLLTIPAAVTSVSNQSAPIVSAVTPLAPLLVPQKRIQTQTAPRLSTSPIAPATSTNNALTLLPTHTAIIKREQTNNHGSSTTSNAHILMTSKVNVTNQQQQQTHGQSHMLYVKNIKTNASESNNIQTPHLCATQSIVGSSNSSIASLSAPPTITYVGPNTPGIVVPIVSSSATTTAPLTIASAKLQSLKRQLAQAQARGGAPISIASAVKAAGLNNSDNNASVTFKVSASVTPSSAIISSATTGAVASPTSATSTPATTTTATITSQQIRNPPSIKTVSNGSAMYSVLYTGVGNKITIKRKTDADEENGQRKTVATAISTVSTPTSTPAPICNTIATTQQQTQANKLNAKRRGCRCGNATPTPGKLTCCGQRCPCYVDSKSCIGCKCRGCRNPHRPDGGKVRPVIPELACYEIQVADETPRLSPNELQVGNTMTVRAHNTSTATTTSPLQHPAHQQQAITIVSEQQSTSTATLSSPSMATVSSQLHLPNSSSPSSKGATLIPFISLHPISTQQHQQQQQQTQTVTTISGNQHQTNMLPMESVLIQNAEGKYQVVNVLTTGQAHHHQQNNASIQRIHSIPQLQVTSSANGSSNHSGTLLGNMTTVNILTNTSTSNTTTAPTTVTTKSAQQSVLLHQQQHLQQQHRVQQQQQQQKHHLQQIHGQRLVSSHIITTSANNTSAATVESKYVAATSLPLQLQHHHQQQQQQQLHNRHTHNQQVKQNIVTMRPATISNNNNMHHTQTLTPILSSSATTITLSPIIVSSSPNTFKTEMFSTDSTEAEYLNFTTGAVTSTSVAHSGSNNNSNMLSTIYSHSGLSNAATATRITSVPSLSSGSTGSGSGSASRMSLGMNMNITGAGSHMTPALVEVIEASDM; encoded by the exons ATGTTTTCTGTGGTCAGTGGGGGCTTAAGTGGAGGTAGCGGTGTTGGTGAAGAGAAGCGTCTTGACGCGATGAACGCTGTTTGTGTTTATGTTTCTACCGCGCAACTAGTGCTGCAGTTTGATACTACTGCTGAAAATAACGGTCTTGGTGAGCAACGCTTGCATGACCTTACTCGCTTGTTTGGACAACTTCGGCAACTACTTTCTTGTGCTGTTTGTGCCCGCCTTCTAAATGATCCCTATGAGCCTTTAAATAATGCGCGATGTCAACATAACGTGTGTAGGTTATGTGTTCGTGGACGTAAAGCACTGCGTCCCTTATGTATAAATTGCAAAGATTTGCAGGATTTTAAAACATATGCGGAGAATAAAACTATGCGTTGCCTTCTACTTTGTTATAAAAGCCTTTGTGAGCATTTATTGTCAACGAATTTTTACAATCAGCTAAGTCGCCAAAAGGCGCACCAGGCGCTCACATGTAGTGGAGAAAATGTATTCGGTGTATCTGCAATGCCACATATGACAACTTGCGGTGATATTATACAAGAGGGCGCACGTTATGATGATATATTAAATGCTTTTAGTGCGGATTTACCACAATTTGGATCGGgaatcaaaatacaaaatacgctTCTTACAATACCAGCGGCTGTTACAAGTGTTTCAAATCAGTCAGCACCGATTGTGAGTGCTGTAACGCCGTTGGCACCTTTATTAGTGCCTCAGAAAAGGATTCAAACCCAGACCGCCCCTCGTCTTTCAACTTCTCCAATTGCACCCGCGACGTCAACTAACAACGCATTAACTTTGCTACCAACACACACTGCTATCATCAAGCGGGAACAGACCAACAACCATGGCAGCTCTACCACCAGCAATGCGCACATTCTAATGACATCAAAAGTTAATGTGacaaaccaacaacagcaacagacgCACGGTCAGTCGCATATGTTGTATGTtaagaatataaaaactaaCGCCAGTGAATCTAATAATATACAAACACCACATTTATGCGCTACCCAATCAATTGTGGGTAGCAGCAACAGTAGCATTGCCTCACTATCTGCGCCTCCCACAATTACTTACGTTGGTCCCAACACTCCTGGTATTGTGGTACCGATTGTATCGTCATCCGCCACCACCACTGCTCCGTTGACAATAGCCTCCGCCAAACTACAATCCCTTAAACGTCAACTTGCGCAAGCGCAAGCACGAGGCGGTGCTCCAATCAGCATAGCTTCAGCAGTTAAAGCGGCCGGTCTAAATAACTCGGATAACAATGCCTCAGTTACTTTTAAAGTATCTGCGTCTGTAACACCCTCTTCAGCAATCATCTCTTCGGCAACTACAGGTGCAGTAGCGTCGCCTACATCGGCGACCAGCACACCTGCAACGACAACCACTGCCACAATTACTTCACAACAAATACGTAATCCACCCTCCATAAAAACGGTTTCCAATGGTTCAGCCATGTATTCTGTACTCTACACTGGTGTCGGCAATAAGATTACAATTAAAAGGAAAACGGATGCAGATGAGGAAAACGGACAGAgg AAGACTGTTGCAACAGCAATATCAACGGTGTCAACACCCACCTCAACACCTGCGCCAATTTGTaacacaattgcaacaacacaacaacaaactcagGCCAACAAGTTGAATGCGAAGCGTAGAGGTTGTCGATGCGGCAATGCCACACCAACGCCTGGTAAACTGACTTGTTGCGGTCAACGTTGTCCCTGCTATGTGGATTCCAAATCTTGCATAGGTTGCAAATGTCGCGGCTGTCGAAATCCGCATCGCCCGGATGGCGGTAAAGTGCGTCCAGTAATACCAGAACTGGCGTGCTATGAAATACAAGTCGCCGACGAAACACCCAGATTAAGCCCAAACGAGCTGCAGGTGGGTAACACTATGACAGTTCGCGCCCACAACACATCCacggcaacaacaacttcaCCGCTACAACACCCAGCGCATCAACAGCAGGCCATAACAATTGTGTCCGAACAGCAGAGCACTTCAACTGCAACATTATCCTCACCATCAATGGCAACAGTAAGCTCACAACTGCATTTGCCCAACTCCTCATCACCGTCTTCCAAAGGAGCAACGTTAATACCGTTCATTAGTTTGCATCCAATTTCAACGcagcaacatcagcaacaacaacagcaaacacagaCGGTCACCACCATCAGTGGTAACCAACACCAAACCAATATGTTGCCTATGGAATCTGTGCTCATACAAAATGCTGAGGGCAAATATCAAG TTGTAAATGTTTTAACCACTGGACAGGCGCACCATCACCAACAAAACAACGCCAGCATTCAGCGTATTCATAGTATTCCCCAGTTACAGGTAACTTCATCGGCCAACGGCAGTAGTAACCATAGCGGTACTCTATTGGGTAACATGACAACAGTGAATATTTTAACCAACACAAGTACCAGCAACACCACAACAGCGCCAACTACCGTAACGACTAAGAGCGCACAACAAAGTGTGCTGCTGCATCAACAGCAACACTTACAGCAGCAGCAtcgcgtacaacaacaacagcagcaacagaagCATCATTTGCAACAAATACATGGACAACGGCTTGTTTCGTCGCATATAATTACCACATCCGCTAATAATACCTCAGCAGCAACTGTTGAAAGCAAATATGTGGCAGCCACTTCATTGCCGCTGCAACTacaacatcatcatcaacagcaacagcaacaacaactgcataatAGACACACACATAATCAACAAGTCAAACAGAACATTGTAACAATGCGCCCAGCCacgatcagcaacaacaacaatatgcatcATACACAAACACTAACACCAATACTGTCCTCCTCGGCCACAACAATCACGCTGTCACCGATTATTGTGTCCTCTTCACCAAACACCTTCAAAACGGAAATGTTTTCCACAGATTCCACAGAAGCGGAATATCTGAATTTCACCACAGGCGCTGTCACATCAACGAGCGTGGCGCatagcggcagcaacaacaactcaaataTGCTCTCCACCATTTATAGCCACAGTGGCCTGTCGAACGCAGCAACAGCCACGCGCATAACCTCTGTGCCGTCACTGAGTAGTGGCAGCACGGGCAGCGGTAGTGGCAGCGCTAGTCGCATGAGTCTGGGCATGAATATGAATATCACGGGTGCGGGCTCACACATGACACCCGCTTTGGTGGAAGTCATTGAAGCGAGCGATATGTAG